Proteins found in one Massilia sp. H6 genomic segment:
- a CDS encoding hybrid sensor histidine kinase/response regulator: MWRAVSALLLLLLLLLALGAQALAAAPRATLRFEHLSVAEGLAQESVLAVVQDRDGFMWFGTQNGLSRFDGYRVINYRSTPGKARTLSNNWVRVLHLDRHGRLWLGTDGGLNLYDPVTQSFTLFVPAETARRGSGNRHIKAIVSDGRDGLWLATSDGLQHFDTVQRRFTTWHHEKGNERSLSNDSVNALALDAAGRLWIGTGAGLDSMAPDRSRIEHHPSGLDARANPVRALAVDDAQRLWVGRLGGLERRQLSGADAGTVRRFGPADGVGRWWITALYHDASNEIWIGTHDNGLLRWRAGEDRFDSQRYTVTDRHSLGDNQVSALYRDRLGTFWVGTWYAGVSRVDLGSGGFARIVRRDDVPDALADNKAQALLADGDKLWVGTGSALNHLDPATGKTVVYRHDPDNPDSPIDVPATALARDRAGRLWIGSRTGITAFDPRSKRFSRLTLPGGADANQVRGVVAGPDGLVWISTRGGLHRLDPDTRKVDSYRHDPTKSTSLADDTVRPILHDRRGRTWVGTFDGLDLMEPASGRFRHFRHNPYDAASLSHDEIHYLFEDSRGDVWVGTAIGLNRMVTAADGSVSFIRYTTRDGLVDDAVAGILEDAAGRLWISTTGGISSFDPVNKRWRSYTAADGITEGAFFDGAALRGADGTLYFGGFNGITAFDPRAIRDNLVPPRPVITGLQIFNRPIEQVLPGLLTGPIEHAEAVTLPANASVFSLEFSALHFAAPQRNRFAYRLDGFDRDWVQADAGKRFATYTNLDPGTYVFRVRAANKDGVWSEQVAALAITIAPPPWGTPWFRAMAALLLVMLVYAGVRMRLSGLRRQKEQLARQVSARTEQVEQQNRVLESQTRELREQQVRVREQSNELARAYRALQENEEFLRQAKQRAEDATRQKSEFLANMSHEMRTPLAGVIGMLGFALRDAGLRENTRDQIVRGEANAQALLAIINDLLDFSKIEAGKLSIENIDFDLHGAVRGVASLFEEQAAEKSVGFDVTLGAGLPRFVLGDPTRVRQVLVNLVGNAFKFTRSGSISLAVELRAEDQVRGEGWNTVRFTVRDTGIGIPADALPRLFQKFEQADTTTTRRYGGTGLGLAICRQLVTLMGGSIGVNSTEGKGSTFSVLLPLADGAEPLHVDHAPLAPHTHRLRILCAEDYPTNQIIARVMIEEMGHQVDIAENGADALAACAHTRYDLILMDGRMPEMDGASATRLIRAGGTADARVLDQHLMIVALTANASDEDRARYLACGMDGFLTKPIDEDALHLQVSRAIERQLQRGVLLAPMPATAQPEAMAALDAMFGVAPAHQDAADAAAAASFNQVRRADDLKARLRAAFASDLPRRRIELDAALEAGDMVAAGRVLHGLRGSAAHLGDTALEALCGELEAAADAGAREPVLNGMPRLRTLLAAFEEPVA; the protein is encoded by the coding sequence ATGTGGCGCGCCGTTTCGGCGTTGCTGCTGTTACTGCTACTGCTGCTGGCGCTGGGCGCGCAGGCGCTGGCCGCCGCGCCGCGCGCCACGCTGCGCTTCGAGCACCTGTCGGTGGCCGAGGGCCTGGCCCAGGAATCGGTACTGGCGGTAGTCCAGGACCGCGACGGCTTCATGTGGTTCGGCACCCAGAATGGGCTGTCGCGCTTTGACGGCTACCGCGTCATCAATTACCGCAGCACCCCCGGCAAGGCGCGTACGCTGTCGAACAACTGGGTGCGCGTGCTGCACCTCGACCGCCATGGCCGCCTGTGGCTGGGCACCGACGGCGGCCTGAACCTGTACGACCCTGTCACCCAGTCCTTCACGCTGTTCGTGCCCGCCGAAACCGCGCGCCGCGGCAGCGGCAACCGCCATATCAAGGCGATCGTGAGCGACGGCCGCGACGGGCTATGGCTCGCCACCAGCGACGGCCTGCAGCATTTCGACACCGTACAGCGCCGCTTCACTACCTGGCACCACGAAAAGGGCAACGAGCGCAGCCTGAGCAACGACAGCGTCAATGCGCTGGCGCTGGACGCCGCCGGGCGCCTGTGGATCGGCACCGGCGCGGGCCTGGACAGCATGGCCCCGGACCGTTCTCGCATCGAACACCATCCGTCCGGGCTGGACGCGCGCGCCAACCCGGTGCGCGCGCTCGCGGTCGATGACGCGCAGCGCCTGTGGGTGGGCCGCCTGGGTGGCCTGGAGCGGCGCCAGCTCAGCGGCGCCGATGCCGGCACGGTGCGCCGTTTTGGTCCGGCCGACGGCGTCGGCCGCTGGTGGATCACGGCGCTGTACCACGACGCCAGCAACGAGATCTGGATCGGCACCCACGACAATGGCCTGCTGCGCTGGCGCGCCGGCGAGGATCGCTTCGACAGCCAGCGCTATACCGTCACCGATCGCCATAGCCTGGGCGACAACCAGGTCTCGGCGCTGTACCGCGACCGCCTCGGCACCTTCTGGGTCGGCACCTGGTATGCCGGCGTGTCGCGCGTCGACCTGGGCAGCGGCGGCTTTGCCCGCATCGTGCGCCGCGACGACGTGCCAGATGCGCTGGCCGACAACAAGGCGCAGGCGCTGCTGGCCGATGGCGATAAACTGTGGGTCGGCACCGGTAGCGCACTGAACCACCTCGACCCGGCCACCGGCAAGACGGTGGTGTACCGGCATGACCCGGACAACCCGGACAGCCCGATCGACGTGCCGGCCACCGCGCTGGCGCGCGACCGTGCCGGCCGCCTATGGATCGGCAGCCGCACCGGCATCACGGCCTTCGATCCGCGCTCGAAACGCTTTTCGCGCCTGACCCTGCCCGGCGGCGCCGATGCCAACCAGGTGCGCGGGGTGGTGGCGGGGCCGGATGGCCTGGTCTGGATCAGCACCCGCGGCGGCCTGCACCGGCTCGACCCCGACACCCGCAAGGTCGACAGCTACCGGCACGACCCCACCAAATCGACCAGCCTGGCCGACGACACCGTGCGCCCGATCCTGCACGACCGCCGCGGCCGCACCTGGGTCGGCACCTTCGACGGTCTCGACCTGATGGAGCCGGCCAGTGGACGTTTCCGCCACTTCCGCCACAATCCCTATGACGCGGCCAGCCTGAGCCACGACGAAATCCACTACCTGTTCGAGGACAGCCGCGGCGACGTCTGGGTCGGCACCGCGATCGGCCTGAACCGCATGGTGACGGCCGCCGACGGCTCGGTCAGCTTTATCCGCTACACCACGCGCGACGGGCTGGTGGATGACGCGGTGGCGGGCATCCTGGAAGACGCCGCTGGCCGGCTCTGGATCAGCACTACCGGTGGGATCTCGTCCTTTGACCCAGTCAACAAGCGCTGGCGCAGCTATACGGCGGCCGACGGTATCACCGAAGGCGCCTTCTTCGACGGTGCGGCGCTGCGCGGCGCCGATGGCACGCTCTACTTCGGGGGCTTCAACGGCATCACGGCGTTCGACCCGCGCGCCATTCGCGACAACCTGGTGCCGCCGCGCCCGGTCATCACCGGCCTGCAGATCTTCAATCGGCCGATCGAGCAGGTGCTGCCCGGTCTGCTCACCGGCCCGATAGAACATGCCGAGGCGGTGACGCTGCCGGCCAACGCGTCGGTGTTCTCGCTCGAATTCTCGGCGCTGCACTTTGCCGCACCGCAGCGCAACCGCTTCGCCTACCGGCTCGACGGGTTCGACCGCGACTGGGTCCAGGCCGATGCGGGCAAGCGCTTCGCCACCTATACCAATCTCGATCCGGGCACCTACGTGTTCCGGGTGCGGGCCGCCAACAAGGACGGGGTCTGGAGCGAGCAGGTAGCGGCGCTGGCGATCACGATCGCACCGCCGCCGTGGGGCACGCCCTGGTTCCGCGCCATGGCGGCGCTATTGCTGGTCATGTTGGTCTATGCCGGGGTACGCATGCGCCTGTCCGGGCTGCGGCGCCAGAAAGAGCAGCTGGCGCGCCAGGTCAGCGCGCGCACCGAACAGGTCGAGCAGCAGAACCGCGTTCTGGAAAGCCAGACCCGCGAGCTGCGCGAGCAGCAAGTGCGGGTGCGCGAGCAATCCAACGAGCTGGCGCGCGCCTACCGCGCGCTGCAGGAGAACGAGGAATTCCTGCGCCAGGCCAAGCAGCGCGCCGAGGATGCGACGCGCCAGAAATCCGAATTCCTGGCCAATATGAGCCACGAAATGCGCACGCCGCTGGCCGGCGTGATCGGCATGCTCGGCTTCGCGCTGCGCGACGCCGGCCTGCGCGAGAACACGCGCGACCAGATCGTACGCGGCGAGGCCAATGCCCAGGCGCTGCTGGCGATCATTAACGACCTGCTCGATTTTTCCAAGATCGAGGCCGGCAAGCTGAGCATCGAGAACATCGATTTCGACCTGCACGGCGCGGTCCGCGGCGTGGCCAGCCTGTTCGAGGAGCAGGCTGCGGAAAAAAGCGTCGGCTTCGACGTCACGCTCGGCGCCGGCCTGCCGCGCTTCGTGCTGGGCGACCCGACCCGGGTGCGCCAGGTGCTGGTCAACCTGGTCGGGAATGCGTTCAAGTTCACCAGGTCGGGCAGCATCTCGCTGGCGGTGGAGCTGCGCGCCGAAGACCAGGTGCGCGGCGAAGGCTGGAACACGGTGCGCTTCACGGTGCGCGATACCGGCATCGGCATTCCGGCCGACGCGCTGCCGCGCCTGTTCCAGAAGTTCGAGCAGGCCGATACCACCACCACGCGCCGCTACGGCGGCACGGGTCTCGGCCTGGCGATCTGCCGCCAGCTGGTGACGCTGATGGGTGGCAGCATCGGCGTCAACAGCACCGAGGGCAAGGGCAGCACCTTCAGCGTGCTGCTGCCGCTGGCCGATGGCGCCGAGCCGCTGCATGTCGACCATGCGCCGCTGGCGCCGCACACGCACCGCCTGCGCATCCTGTGCGCCGAGGATTACCCGACCAACCAGATCATTGCGCGCGTGATGATCGAAGAGATGGGGCACCAGGTCGACATCGCCGAGAACGGCGCCGATGCGCTGGCGGCATGCGCGCACACGCGCTACGACCTGATCCTGATGGATGGCCGCATGCCCGAAATGGACGGCGCCAGCGCGACCCGCCTGATTCGTGCCGGCGGCACGGCCGACGCGCGCGTGCTGGACCAGCACCTGATGATCGTGGCGCTGACCGCCAATGCCAGCGACGAGGACCGCGCGCGCTACCTGGCCTGCGGCATGGATGGCTTCCTTACCAAGCCGATCGACGAGGATGCGCTGCACCTGCAGGTCTCGCGCGCCATCGAACGCCAGCTCCAGCGCGGCGTGCTGCTGGCTCCGATGCCGGCGACCGCGCAGCCAGAAGCGATGGCGGCGCTCGACGCGATGTTCGGCGTGGCGCCGGCGCACCAGGATGCGGCCGATGCTGCGGCGGCTGCGTCATTCAACCAAGTGCGGCGCGCCGACGACCTCAAGGCGCGCCTGCGCGCGGCCTTCGCTAGCGACCTGCCGCGGCGCCGGATCGAGCTCGATGCGGCGCTGGAAGCCGGCGACATGGTGGCGGCGGGCCGGGTGCTGCATGGCCTGCGCGGCAGTGCCGCCCACCTCGGTGACACCGCGCTCGAAGCGCTGTGCGGCGAACTCGAAGCGGCGGCCGATGCAGGCGCGCGCGAACCTGTCTTGAATGGCATGCCGCGCCTGCGCACGCTGCTGGCCGCATTCGAGGAGCCGGTGGCATGA
- a CDS encoding CAAX prenyl protease-related protein, with protein MTEQHDARRAPSGPRPDTRSGPAPGTPAPDAPFLNRAAWARILPFAAWILFIILGDMLEHAGWARDALRWLYPLQSGVVALLLACSWRHYHELHHPALPGAGPLLACSGAGLLVFVLWINLDAPWMRIGPVPGYDPTTAGAIDWLLVASRIAGAALVVPVMEELFWRSFLMRWIEAADFEAVEPARVGFKGLLVSSLLFGVEHALWLAGIVAGLAYAFLYMRYRNLWSAVLAHAVTNGLLGAWVVATGNWSFW; from the coding sequence ATGACCGAGCAACACGATGCACGTCGCGCTCCATCCGGCCCCCGCCCCGACACCCGCAGCGGGCCTGCCCCCGGCACCCCTGCGCCCGATGCTCCCTTCCTGAACCGCGCCGCCTGGGCGCGCATCCTGCCGTTCGCGGCGTGGATCTTGTTTATCATCCTGGGCGACATGCTCGAGCATGCCGGCTGGGCGCGCGACGCGCTGCGCTGGCTGTACCCGCTTCAGAGCGGGGTCGTTGCACTGCTGCTTGCCTGCTCCTGGCGCCATTACCATGAACTGCATCATCCGGCGCTGCCCGGAGCGGGGCCGCTGCTGGCCTGCAGCGGCGCGGGCCTGCTGGTATTCGTGCTCTGGATTAATCTCGACGCCCCCTGGATGCGCATTGGCCCGGTACCGGGCTACGACCCTACTACCGCAGGCGCGATCGACTGGCTGCTGGTGGCAAGCCGGATCGCCGGCGCCGCCCTGGTGGTGCCTGTCATGGAAGAACTGTTCTGGCGCTCGTTCCTGATGCGCTGGATCGAGGCTGCCGACTTCGAAGCGGTCGAGCCCGCACGCGTCGGGTTCAAGGGACTGCTGGTGTCGAGCTTGCTGTTCGGCGTCGAACACGCGCTCTGGCTGGCCGGAATCGTCGCCGGACTGGCCTATGCGTTTCTTTATATGCGGTACCGCAACTTGTGGTCGGCGGTGCTCGCCCACGCTGTCACTAATGGCTTGCTGGGCGCATGGGTGGTCGCGACCGGCAACTGGAGTTTCTGGTAA
- a CDS encoding response regulator: MDNVNAQVAKVLVVDDDVVSRMMLMHLVDRCGQVDLVEAEDGEDAWRRLAGGLRPAIVFCDLRMPRLSGMELLARVRADAALAALPFVLVSAASDAATLDQAGRLGADGYIVKPFALEQVRAQFEQVLGAGGARDEAPEAVARRLAIAPERLLVYLAGLQRQLGEAARMESGAPLLRLAEGCATLGLASSAQELRAAAGQHRPDAVQAALGHALAAARRQQERVGAS, translated from the coding sequence GTGGACAATGTAAACGCGCAGGTAGCCAAGGTGCTGGTGGTGGACGACGACGTGGTCTCGCGCATGATGCTCATGCATCTGGTCGACCGCTGCGGGCAAGTCGATCTGGTGGAAGCCGAAGACGGCGAGGATGCCTGGCGCCGGCTGGCGGGCGGACTGCGGCCGGCCATCGTGTTTTGCGACCTGCGCATGCCTAGGCTGTCCGGCATGGAGCTGCTGGCGCGCGTGCGCGCCGATGCCGCGCTGGCAGCCTTGCCTTTCGTGCTGGTGTCGGCTGCGTCCGACGCCGCGACCCTGGACCAGGCCGGGCGCCTGGGGGCCGACGGCTATATCGTCAAGCCGTTCGCGCTGGAGCAGGTACGCGCGCAGTTCGAGCAGGTGCTTGGCGCCGGCGGCGCCCGCGACGAAGCACCGGAAGCGGTAGCGCGGCGGCTCGCCATTGCGCCCGAGCGGCTGCTGGTCTACCTGGCCGGCCTGCAGCGCCAGCTTGGCGAAGCGGCCCGCATGGAGTCTGGCGCGCCGCTGCTGCGCCTGGCCGAAGGCTGTGCCACGCTGGGCCTGGCCAGTAGCGCGCAAGAGTTGCGCGCGGCGGCCGGGCAGCACCGGCCGGACGCGGTCCAGGCCGCACTTGGGCATGCGCTCGCAGCCGCGCGGCGCCAGCAAGAGCGGGTGGGGGCGTCATGA
- a CDS encoding ATP-binding cassette domain-containing protein: MAVISLSSAQLAFGHVALLDHADFSLETGERVGLIGRNGTGKSSLLKVISGRFKLDDGLLVMQQGLKIAYVEQEPTFDPDTTVFDAVAAGMGEQQAMLAEYEALTGQFGGDNDDALMERMHDIQVKLDATDGWNLQHKVDTTLDRLGLAGAAKMGTLSGGMQKRVALAVALVSAPDVLLLDEPTNHLDFMSIKWLEGLLREYRGSVLFITHDRSFLDNVATRILELDRGRLLSFPGNFTTYQERKRELLANEEVENAKFDKFLAQEEVWIRKGVQARRTRDEGRVRRLEALRLSRAARREQQGNIKLDVGMGERSGKIVADMENVFKSYGEKTIVTNFSGTILRGDKVGLIGPNGAGKTTLLKIILGDETADSGKVRLGTKLNVAYFDQMRAQLDENASLADTIAPGSDWVEVNGQKKHVMTYLNDFLFAPERARSPVKSLSGGERNRLLLARLFAKPANCLVLDEPTNDLDIETLELLEELLEDYTGTVFLVSHDRTFLDNVVTQVIVAEGAGLWREYVGGYSDWERVRSSAPAMAASAAAAAANQAIIVARQESAKAGDVSSTAQAAPAKKVKLSYKEQRELEELPTLIASLEDEQSAITAQLNAPDFYKKNPADARRINERFAEIEELLLDALDRWERIEARARGE; encoded by the coding sequence ATGGCTGTCATCTCTCTCTCTTCCGCGCAACTGGCATTCGGCCACGTCGCGCTGCTCGACCACGCTGATTTCTCTCTTGAAACCGGCGAACGCGTCGGCCTGATCGGCCGCAACGGCACCGGCAAGTCGTCGCTGCTGAAAGTTATTTCGGGACGCTTCAAGCTCGACGACGGCCTGCTCGTCATGCAGCAGGGCCTGAAGATCGCGTATGTCGAGCAGGAGCCGACCTTCGATCCTGATACCACCGTGTTCGACGCGGTCGCCGCCGGCATGGGCGAGCAGCAGGCCATGCTGGCCGAATACGAAGCGCTGACCGGCCAGTTCGGCGGCGACAACGACGACGCGCTGATGGAGCGCATGCACGACATCCAGGTCAAGCTCGACGCCACCGACGGCTGGAACCTGCAGCACAAGGTCGATACCACGCTCGATCGTCTCGGGCTGGCCGGTGCGGCGAAGATGGGCACGCTCTCGGGCGGTATGCAGAAACGCGTGGCGCTGGCCGTGGCGCTGGTGTCCGCCCCCGACGTGCTGCTGCTGGACGAGCCGACCAACCACCTCGACTTCATGTCGATCAAGTGGCTCGAGGGCTTGCTGCGCGAATACCGCGGCTCGGTGCTGTTCATTACCCACGACCGTAGTTTCCTGGACAATGTCGCCACCCGCATCCTGGAGCTCGATCGCGGCCGTTTGCTGTCCTTCCCGGGCAATTTCACGACGTATCAGGAACGCAAGCGCGAACTGCTGGCCAACGAAGAAGTCGAGAACGCCAAGTTCGACAAGTTTTTGGCACAAGAAGAAGTCTGGATCCGCAAGGGCGTGCAGGCCCGCCGCACCCGTGACGAAGGCCGGGTGCGGCGCCTGGAAGCCTTGCGCCTGAGCCGCGCGGCGCGCCGCGAACAGCAGGGCAATATCAAGCTCGACGTCGGTATGGGCGAGCGTTCGGGCAAGATCGTCGCCGACATGGAAAACGTGTTCAAGTCGTATGGCGAAAAAACCATCGTTACCAATTTCAGCGGCACCATCCTGCGCGGCGACAAGGTTGGCCTGATCGGGCCCAACGGCGCCGGCAAGACGACCTTGCTCAAGATTATCCTTGGTGACGAGACCGCCGACAGCGGCAAGGTACGCCTGGGCACCAAGCTCAACGTGGCCTATTTCGACCAGATGCGCGCCCAGCTCGATGAAAACGCAAGCCTGGCCGACACCATCGCGCCGGGCAGCGACTGGGTCGAGGTCAATGGCCAGAAAAAGCACGTGATGACCTACCTCAACGACTTCTTGTTCGCGCCAGAACGGGCGCGTTCGCCGGTCAAGTCGCTCTCTGGCGGCGAGCGCAATCGCCTGCTGCTGGCGCGCCTGTTCGCCAAGCCGGCCAACTGCCTGGTACTTGACGAGCCGACCAACGACCTCGACATCGAGACGCTGGAGCTGCTGGAAGAACTGCTCGAGGATTACACCGGTACCGTGTTCCTGGTGAGCCACGATCGTACCTTCCTCGACAACGTGGTCACCCAGGTGATCGTGGCCGAGGGCGCGGGACTGTGGCGCGAATACGTCGGCGGTTACAGCGATTGGGAGCGGGTGCGCAGCAGCGCGCCGGCCATGGCCGCCTCGGCGGCGGCGGCGGCGGCCAATCAAGCGATTATTGTTGCGCGGCAAGAAAGCGCCAAAGCGGGCGACGTATCCTCGACGGCACAGGCCGCACCTGCCAAAAAGGTAAAGCTGAGCTACAAGGAGCAGCGCGAGCTGGAAGAGCTTCCGACGTTGATTGCCTCGCTGGAAGATGAACAGTCGGCCATCACGGCCCAGCTCAACGCACCGGACTTCTACAAGAAGAATCCGGCCGACGCGCGCCGCATCAACGAGCGGTTTGCCGAGATAGAGGAATTGCTGCTCGACGCGCTCGACCGCTGGGAGCGGATCGAAGCCCGCGCCAGGGGAGAGTAG
- a CDS encoding MarR family winged helix-turn-helix transcriptional regulator — protein sequence MKDVDGQDQKPDQEQGAGRAEPPGGDAARGLPAAELDLASRLTSEHHQSLKLWLRMLSCTVRIENEIRSRLRTSFGITLPRFDLMAQLERHPDGLRMGELSKRMMVTGGNVTGITDQLEREKLVVRVPDPLDRRAWAVRLTPAGRAAFASMASVHERWVDEMLADIPAEDKAILIAQLASMKRRLRVEDGGPQP from the coding sequence ATGAAGGATGTCGACGGGCAGGACCAGAAGCCGGACCAGGAGCAGGGCGCAGGTCGCGCAGAACCGCCAGGGGGTGACGCGGCGCGGGGCCTGCCGGCGGCGGAGCTCGACCTCGCCAGCCGGCTCACCAGCGAGCACCACCAGTCGCTTAAATTGTGGCTGCGCATGCTCTCGTGCACGGTCCGGATCGAAAACGAGATCCGCAGCCGGCTGCGCACCAGCTTCGGCATCACGCTGCCGCGCTTCGACCTGATGGCCCAGCTCGAACGCCATCCGGACGGCCTGCGCATGGGCGAACTGTCCAAGCGCATGATGGTTACCGGGGGCAACGTGACCGGCATCACCGACCAGCTCGAACGCGAGAAGCTGGTGGTTCGGGTGCCCGATCCGCTCGACCGGCGCGCCTGGGCGGTGCGCCTGACCCCGGCCGGGCGCGCCGCCTTCGCTTCCATGGCGTCGGTGCACGAGCGCTGGGTCGACGAGATGCTGGCCGACATCCCGGCCGAGGACAAGGCCATCCTGATCGCCCAGCTGGCATCGATGAAACGGCGCCTGCGGGTCGAGGATGGCGGGCCACAGCCATGA
- a CDS encoding AMP-binding protein has product MTDVTAFTTSLAPSGYADDFARAKLPPPEHWPQFLFDLPGLQYPARLNCVAELFRAATLSGWDRRTALVGARERLSYAQLRERVDRIAHVLRGELGLVTGNRVLVRGGNCPMMAACILAVIKAGCIAVPTMPLLRARELATIADRAQVDAVLCAASLRAEVDAMAGAALPLLLFDDPDAADSLEVRMAGQAAVFDAPDTAADDVCLISFTSGTTGVPKGTMHFHRDLLAICDCFARHTLAATGDDVFIGTPPLAFTFGLGGLLLFPLRVGASAVLLEKLSPEALLAAIEQYRATVCFTAPTFYRQMAQLAPGVDLSSLSRSVSAGEALPLATRAAWQAATGLALIDGIGATEMLHIFISAAGDAVRPGATGKPVPGYVACILDHDGQPVGPGIVGRLAVKGPTGCRYLDDPRQCDYVHQGWNLTGDAYEMDADGYFYYRSRLDDMIISAGYNIAGAEVEEALLHHPAVAECAVVGRQDAERGQVVEAHVVLKPGVDASGETARALQEFVKAQIAPYKYPRVVRFREQLPRTETGKLQRFKLRSDAG; this is encoded by the coding sequence ATGACCGACGTCACCGCATTTACGACATCCCTGGCACCGTCCGGCTATGCCGACGACTTCGCCCGCGCCAAGCTGCCGCCCCCGGAGCATTGGCCGCAGTTCCTGTTCGACCTGCCCGGCCTGCAGTATCCGGCACGCCTGAACTGCGTGGCCGAACTGTTCCGGGCCGCCACGCTCAGCGGCTGGGACCGGCGCACCGCGCTGGTGGGCGCGCGCGAGCGCCTTAGCTATGCCCAGTTGCGCGAGCGGGTCGACCGCATCGCCCACGTGCTGCGCGGCGAGCTTGGCCTGGTCACCGGCAATCGCGTGCTGGTGCGCGGGGGCAATTGCCCGATGATGGCGGCCTGCATCCTGGCAGTGATCAAGGCCGGCTGCATCGCGGTGCCGACCATGCCGCTGCTGCGCGCGCGCGAACTGGCCACGATCGCCGACCGCGCCCAGGTCGACGCGGTGCTGTGCGCAGCCTCGCTGCGCGCCGAGGTCGATGCGATGGCCGGCGCGGCGCTGCCGCTGCTGCTGTTCGACGATCCGGATGCGGCCGATTCGCTCGAGGTGCGCATGGCCGGCCAGGCAGCCGTCTTTGATGCGCCCGATACCGCGGCCGATGATGTCTGCCTGATCAGTTTTACTTCGGGCACCACCGGCGTGCCGAAGGGGACGATGCACTTTCACCGCGACCTGCTGGCGATCTGCGACTGCTTTGCGCGCCACACGCTGGCCGCGACCGGCGACGATGTCTTTATTGGCACGCCGCCGCTGGCCTTTACCTTTGGCCTGGGCGGGCTGCTGCTGTTTCCGCTGCGCGTGGGCGCCAGCGCGGTGCTGCTCGAAAAACTGAGCCCGGAAGCCCTGCTGGCGGCGATCGAACAGTACCGCGCCACCGTGTGCTTCACGGCGCCGACCTTCTACCGCCAGATGGCCCAGCTGGCGCCAGGGGTCGACCTGTCGAGCCTGAGCCGCAGCGTGTCGGCCGGCGAGGCGCTGCCGCTGGCCACGCGCGCGGCCTGGCAGGCGGCGACCGGCCTGGCGCTGATCGACGGAATCGGCGCCACCGAGATGCTGCACATTTTCATCTCTGCCGCCGGCGACGCGGTGCGCCCGGGCGCGACCGGCAAGCCGGTGCCGGGCTATGTGGCCTGCATCCTCGACCACGACGGCCAGCCGGTCGGGCCGGGCATCGTCGGGCGCCTGGCGGTAAAGGGGCCGACCGGCTGCCGTTATCTGGACGATCCGCGCCAGTGCGACTACGTGCACCAGGGCTGGAACCTGACCGGCGACGCCTACGAGATGGACGCCGACGGCTACTTCTATTACCGCTCGCGGCTGGACGACATGATCATTTCGGCCGGCTACAACATCGCCGGCGCCGAGGTCGAAGAAGCGCTGCTGCACCATCCGGCGGTGGCCGAGTGTGCGGTGGTGGGGCGGCAGGACGCCGAGCGGGGGCAGGTGGTCGAGGCCCACGTGGTGCTCAAGCCGGGCGTCGATGCGTCGGGCGAAACGGCGCGGGCGCTGCAAGAATTCGTCAAGGCGCAGATTGCGCCCTACAAGTATCCGCGCGTGGTGCGCTTTCGCGAACAGCTGCCGCGCACCGAAACCGGTAAACTGCAGCGTTTCAAGTTACGTAGCGACGCGGGGTAA